From the genome of Lentilactobacillus buchneri, one region includes:
- a CDS encoding ABC transporter ATP-binding protein, whose amino-acid sequence MNQAPNQHDDSGEQNGVSMMGMFRFVFGTVLKRPWILIVNVVVLTILSLMDFLLPQFNQYIIDHVIPNKSTAQLAVVVGLLLLTVTISGIFTYVSTYYMGVMSQGAITNLRNQLYQYLIRLDTHFFESSKTGDLMVRLTSDINNLQNLISPNMLSLIGSLFTFVGVLGFIFFVNWEMALAVSLTFPMIFMVVRIFRTRIRNSYQKARQSQALMTNQLQNTLTQIQLIKSYTTEDLESSRFDKLANMNKNNIIEATRNQAIFSPLVTFIEYLGTAIVLFLGTLFVFKNQLTVGQLVAYLSYVGILQSPISAFSRLLNQFQQSLVSYGRIVSIMGLKPAIVDEDDAVGFPQIKSGVQFKHVTFSYASDEPQSPHKAAIQNVTFDIPFGKQTALVGHSGAGKSTITDLLDRLYDVDSGDILFDGIPIKHIKLKSLRQNIAIVSQDIFIIDGTIADNIRYGTPGATEDQLWNVAKLADIDAFIKGLPEQMKTQVGERGIRLSGGQKQRTSLVIAHRLSTIHNADQILVVDNGKIVERGTHDQLMNENGYYKQLYEAQFE is encoded by the coding sequence ATGAATCAAGCACCAAATCAGCATGACGACAGCGGGGAACAGAACGGTGTGAGCATGATGGGGATGTTCAGATTTGTTTTTGGTACGGTTCTCAAACGGCCATGGATTTTGATTGTCAACGTTGTCGTTTTGACCATTCTGTCATTGATGGACTTTTTATTGCCACAATTCAATCAGTACATCATTGACCACGTCATTCCAAATAAGAGCACGGCACAGCTGGCCGTGGTCGTCGGTCTGCTACTGTTGACCGTTACGATTTCAGGGATTTTTACCTACGTTTCTACCTATTACATGGGCGTCATGAGCCAAGGGGCCATCACCAACCTGCGAAATCAGCTGTATCAATATTTGATCAGGTTGGATACCCACTTTTTTGAATCCAGTAAAACAGGTGATTTGATGGTGCGATTAACGTCCGATATTAACAACCTGCAAAACCTGATTTCACCAAACATGCTGTCCCTGATTGGCAGCCTGTTCACGTTTGTTGGGGTGCTAGGCTTCATTTTCTTCGTTAACTGGGAAATGGCTTTGGCAGTCAGCTTGACATTTCCAATGATTTTTATGGTGGTCCGCATTTTCAGAACCCGAATTCGAAATTCATATCAAAAGGCTCGTCAATCTCAAGCCTTGATGACCAATCAATTGCAGAACACACTGACTCAAATCCAGTTGATTAAGAGCTACACCACTGAAGATCTGGAATCCAGTCGTTTCGACAAATTAGCCAACATGAACAAAAATAACATCATTGAGGCTACTCGGAATCAGGCGATCTTTTCGCCGTTGGTGACCTTCATTGAGTATCTGGGGACCGCGATTGTCTTATTCTTGGGAACATTGTTTGTTTTTAAAAATCAGTTAACCGTTGGGCAATTGGTCGCTTATCTCAGCTATGTTGGTATCCTGCAAAGCCCAATCAGTGCCTTTTCCAGATTGTTGAACCAATTCCAGCAGTCACTGGTTTCTTATGGCCGAATTGTCAGTATCATGGGCTTGAAGCCGGCGATCGTTGACGAGGACGATGCTGTTGGATTCCCACAGATTAAGTCTGGAGTTCAATTTAAGCATGTCACTTTTTCATACGCATCTGATGAGCCCCAGTCACCGCACAAAGCCGCGATTCAGAATGTGACCTTCGATATTCCGTTTGGTAAACAAACCGCCTTGGTTGGTCACTCGGGAGCCGGCAAATCAACGATTACCGATTTGCTCGATCGATTGTACGATGTCGATAGCGGTGACATTTTGTTCGATGGCATTCCAATCAAACATATCAAGCTCAAGTCACTGCGGCAAAACATCGCGATTGTGTCACAGGATATCTTCATCATTGACGGCACGATTGCCGATAATATCCGTTATGGGACGCCTGGTGCGACTGAGGATCAACTGTGGAACGTCGCCAAATTAGCCGATATTGATGCCTTCATTAAAGGATTGCCTGAGCAAATGAAGACCCAAGTCGGTGAGCGAGGAATCCGATTATCCGGTGGTCAGAAGCAGCGGACATCACTGGTGATCGCCCATAGATTGTCGACCATCCATAACGCCGATCAGATTTTGGTGGTGGATAATGGCAAGATTGTCGAGCGGGGAACCCATGATCAGTTGATGAATGAAAATGGGTATTATAAGCAGTTGTATGAGGCGCAATTTGAATAA
- a CDS encoding lipoate--protein ligase: MFFIDTSRNGKPVYDPIVNQSLDNYLVNDLKLPGHGLIMYVNQPAVIVGVNQNAYAEVNMPYLKEKGIKLVRRTSGGGAVYHDYGNIIFENIVINDDQHFGDFKYFAQPIIDALHDMGATDAEMRGRNDMVIGNQKFSGMTMFKVGKSYAAGGTLMFDLDMDVATEVLTPEKDKLESKGVKSVESRVTNVKPFLKPEFQKLDIEGFKKALLLRLFNAKSLDDIETYHLNDHDWSIIDERLKGKYDTDEWNYGKNPGFDYYVSKHYDIGTVSFNYSLNGNQISDIKIYGDFITGGDISVIEKALKGVDLNKDALVDALGQVDIKANLGDISAAELADLLLEKTRIN; the protein is encoded by the coding sequence ATGTTCTTTATTGATACGTCTAGAAATGGCAAACCTGTCTATGATCCGATTGTGAACCAATCTTTGGATAACTACTTAGTAAATGATTTGAAGTTGCCGGGCCACGGCCTGATTATGTACGTTAACCAACCCGCTGTGATTGTCGGGGTTAACCAAAATGCCTATGCCGAAGTCAACATGCCCTATTTGAAAGAAAAGGGCATTAAGTTGGTTCGCCGGACATCCGGTGGTGGCGCCGTGTATCACGATTACGGCAACATTATTTTTGAAAATATTGTGATTAATGATGACCAACATTTTGGTGATTTTAAATACTTCGCCCAACCAATCATCGATGCCCTGCACGACATGGGCGCTACCGATGCTGAAATGCGTGGGAGAAATGATATGGTGATCGGAAATCAAAAGTTCTCCGGGATGACGATGTTCAAAGTTGGCAAGTCCTACGCTGCCGGCGGCACCCTGATGTTTGATTTGGATATGGATGTGGCCACTGAAGTTTTGACCCCGGAAAAGGATAAATTGGAATCCAAGGGCGTTAAGTCGGTTGAAAGCCGGGTAACCAACGTTAAGCCATTCTTGAAGCCGGAATTTCAAAAGTTGGATATTGAAGGCTTCAAGAAGGCCCTGCTGCTGAGATTGTTTAATGCCAAGTCATTGGACGATATTGAAACCTATCATTTGAACGATCACGATTGGTCAATTATTGATGAGCGTTTGAAAGGGAAATACGATACCGACGAGTGGAACTACGGGAAGAATCCCGGCTTTGATTACTATGTTTCCAAACATTATGATATCGGCACGGTCAGCTTCAACTATTCATTGAACGGCAACCAAATTTCCGATATCAAGATCTATGGTGACTTTATTACCGGCGGCGATATTTCCGTGATTGAAAAGGCACTGAAAGGCGTTGATCTCAACAAGGATGCGTTAGTCGATGCTTTGGGTCAAGTGGATATTAAGGCTAATTTGGGTGACATTTCTGCCGCGGAGTTGGCGGACTTGCTGCTGGAGAAGACGCGGATTAATTAG
- a CDS encoding ABC transporter permease codes for MKKLRSLTQKELDQQLHSDAIYLVLFVLTILCFSISWAQYTAYKNDASSLIRIQQRDKRAGVDVDQILAGGPITFSNGEKAEVVTSLQDAGEKVKQDLVEMAPRNSFDHILGSSMFIVFPITMVIYTISFAYRELKNNQVRIKASMNSIQNVVLSKLISLSMLTFLSLIFICLTSFIFQLGFNNFIHIPNKLALIRYLADGQSYLAQAPLQFLSVFGLSLIAVIVSYYLTLLLKRPWLAGILMFGYFSGIPVLGSFDFKQNAVLLYSKLFHENSPFTPIQINGDFTLMGFVGCCLVTLLIAGVIDYIVTRNHYLTRTS; via the coding sequence TTGAAAAAGCTCAGATCCCTAACCCAAAAAGAACTGGATCAACAGCTCCATTCTGATGCGATCTATTTAGTGTTATTTGTTTTGACAATTCTCTGTTTCTCCATATCTTGGGCGCAATACACTGCTTACAAAAATGACGCCAGTAGTCTGATTCGGATCCAGCAGCGTGATAAACGCGCTGGGGTTGACGTTGATCAAATATTAGCCGGTGGCCCAATCACGTTTAGCAACGGGGAAAAAGCCGAAGTGGTCACTAGTCTCCAGGATGCTGGAGAAAAGGTCAAGCAGGATCTGGTCGAGATGGCCCCCAGAAACAGCTTTGATCATATTCTGGGATCGTCAATGTTCATTGTCTTTCCAATTACCATGGTGATCTACACAATTTCTTTTGCCTATCGGGAACTCAAAAATAATCAGGTCAGAATCAAGGCCAGCATGAACAGCATTCAAAATGTCGTCCTCTCCAAACTGATTAGTTTGAGCATGCTCACTTTTTTGAGCCTGATCTTCATTTGTCTGACCTCTTTCATCTTTCAATTAGGCTTTAACAATTTTATCCACATCCCAAATAAACTGGCGTTGATCAGGTATCTCGCGGACGGCCAATCTTATTTGGCACAAGCCCCGTTGCAGTTCTTATCGGTATTTGGCTTATCATTGATCGCCGTGATCGTCAGCTACTACCTCACCTTATTGCTCAAGCGACCTTGGCTGGCAGGTATTTTGATGTTTGGGTACTTTTCCGGCATCCCTGTATTAGGATCATTTGACTTCAAACAAAACGCGGTGCTGCTCTATTCCAAACTGTTTCATGAAAACAGCCCCTTTACACCAATTCAAATTAACGGCGATTTTACACTGATGGGATTTGTTGGCTGTTGTCTGGTCACGCTTTTGATCGCAGGCGTAATTGATTACATCGTCACCCGGAATCATTATTTGACTCGGACTTCGTAA
- a CDS encoding pyridoxamine 5'-phosphate oxidase family protein, translating to MRRKDREVTDIDEIKQILQDSHVIHSGFRTADYPYVVPTNFGYEFDDDDHLTLYIHGAPVGRKRELIKEDGRMGFEIDDGGQLMVPKDPKQNTPSFAYRSVMGYGDAELVDDPAVKRHALQVVLAHETGQQLSEFTVPDKTIAYVGIIKITVKEFTAKAHGGDDPDFE from the coding sequence ATGCGCAGAAAAGATCGGGAAGTTACAGATATTGACGAAATTAAGCAAATTTTGCAGGATTCCCATGTGATTCACAGCGGTTTTCGGACGGCTGATTATCCGTATGTGGTCCCCACTAATTTTGGCTACGAATTTGACGATGATGACCATTTGACGTTATATATTCACGGCGCACCGGTAGGCCGCAAACGTGAGTTGATTAAGGAAGATGGCCGGATGGGCTTTGAGATTGATGATGGCGGCCAATTAATGGTGCCCAAAGATCCCAAGCAAAACACCCCGAGCTTCGCTTATCGCAGCGTGATGGGCTATGGGGATGCCGAATTGGTTGATGATCCAGCAGTCAAAAGGCACGCCCTGCAAGTTGTCTTGGCGCATGAGACTGGGCAGCAGTTGAGTGAATTTACGGTTCCAGATAAGACGATCGCCTACGTTGGTATTATCAAGATCACTGTTAAAGAATTCACCGCCAAAGCCCACGGTGGCGATGATCCGGATTTTGAATAG
- a CDS encoding dihydrolipoyl dehydrogenase family protein yields MANYDYDVLYIGSGHGTFDGAIPLAARGKKVGVIESGLIGGTCPNRGCNAKITLDAPVALTRQTERLQGILNGSLAINWTANEKHKQEVIEGLPDMIGGLMKSVNIDIIKGHGTFQDAHTVMVDGEAKTAENIVISTGQHPHRLDIPGTELAHDSADFMNLTHLPANITIIGAGYISLEFATIANAAGAKVTVITHGDKVLRKFYQPYVKQIVADLKSRGVDFVNNTEVANFEQDDHNFIVNYKGGQIKTNWILDATGRMPNVDDIGLDKVGVDYSEKGIKVNDHLQTNVDNIYASGDVIDKDQPKLTPTAIFESTYLMHTFAGDTTDPINYPAIPSVVFTSPRIAKVGVSVEDAKKEGFTTKENHLPDDWYRQVTKEEIGDNTLVYDKQNHLVGATEISDQAEDAINALLPAIVFKFEPAQLERLVTLFPTIAADAWGQI; encoded by the coding sequence ATGGCAAATTATGATTATGACGTCTTATACATCGGTAGTGGACATGGAACCTTTGACGGTGCGATTCCGCTGGCCGCCCGCGGCAAGAAAGTCGGCGTCATCGAATCCGGCTTAATTGGCGGCACCTGTCCCAATCGTGGCTGTAACGCCAAGATTACGTTGGATGCACCAGTAGCTTTGACACGTCAAACTGAGAGACTCCAGGGGATTCTCAATGGCAGTTTGGCAATTAACTGGACCGCCAATGAAAAACATAAGCAAGAAGTCATCGAAGGCTTGCCGGACATGATCGGCGGCTTGATGAAATCCGTTAACATCGACATTATCAAGGGCCACGGCACATTCCAAGATGCTCATACGGTAATGGTCGACGGTGAAGCCAAAACCGCTGAAAACATCGTCATCTCAACCGGCCAACATCCACATCGTTTGGACATTCCCGGAACGGAATTGGCTCACGATAGTGCTGACTTCATGAACCTCACTCACCTGCCAGCCAACATCACAATTATCGGTGCCGGCTACATCAGTCTGGAATTCGCAACGATTGCCAACGCGGCTGGTGCCAAGGTAACTGTGATTACCCACGGCGACAAAGTTTTGCGGAAATTCTATCAACCATACGTTAAGCAAATTGTTGCCGATTTGAAATCTCGTGGCGTCGATTTTGTCAATAATACTGAAGTTGCCAACTTCGAGCAGGACGACCATAACTTCATCGTCAACTATAAGGGCGGTCAAATAAAGACCAACTGGATCTTGGACGCGACTGGCCGGATGCCTAATGTGGACGACATTGGACTGGATAAAGTTGGTGTTGACTATAGCGAAAAAGGTATTAAGGTCAACGACCATCTCCAGACCAACGTTGATAACATCTACGCTTCAGGCGATGTCATCGACAAGGATCAACCAAAGCTCACCCCAACGGCGATCTTTGAGTCGACCTACTTGATGCATACTTTCGCTGGCGACACGACGGATCCCATCAATTACCCGGCAATTCCATCAGTCGTCTTTACCTCACCAAGAATTGCTAAAGTCGGCGTATCAGTTGAGGATGCCAAAAAAGAAGGCTTCACAACAAAGGAGAACCATTTACCAGACGACTGGTACCGTCAAGTGACCAAGGAAGAAATTGGCGATAACACACTGGTTTATGACAAGCAGAACCATTTGGTTGGTGCCACTGAAATCAGCGACCAAGCAGAAGATGCTATTAACGCATTATTGCCAGCAATTGTGTTCAAGTTCGAACCGGCACAGCTGGAACGTTTGGTCACATTGTTCCCAACGATTGCGGCGGATGCTTGGGGCCAAATTTAG
- a CDS encoding ISL3 family transposase: MSNDTTKMLLGIDDEHLKIENGKIGDDGVIRLNGSLNYSPKACRNCGVINDHQIIGYGWRKTTIRFAKTLGSTVILCLNRRNFHCKACHTNFLAQTSAVPKHCTISNTTRKQCLEKLTEPVSLKHIANELSTSDSFVGRQLLRAEHDFQTNWHYLPKVLLMDEVKSTKSATDAMSFEFMDAETHELIDLLPFRTIYQLQKYFQHYDQAARENVKIIVTDMNYTYPKLVGQIFPNAIVVIDPFHLVNALNRAFNKTRVRLMKTLATSSRQYHALKRYWKLLLTPANHLNYEAFRKWTNFPYPATATDVVDALLDIDPELKQTYDVMNRLRETIKNRDWPNYNQAFHHLQGCSEEMLAALQTLAAHHDEIGNTFTHHYTNGPLEGSNNKIKVIKRTGFGYRNFFRFRLRVLFAFRVHTKRALITK, from the coding sequence ATGTCAAATGATACTACGAAAATGTTGTTAGGAATAGATGATGAACACTTAAAAATTGAGAATGGCAAAATAGGTGATGATGGGGTAATCAGATTAAATGGATCACTGAACTATTCTCCCAAGGCCTGCCGCAATTGTGGGGTTATTAATGATCACCAGATCATTGGCTATGGTTGGCGGAAGACCACCATTAGATTCGCTAAAACATTGGGCAGCACGGTTATCCTATGCCTCAATCGGCGAAACTTTCACTGTAAGGCTTGTCATACCAACTTCCTGGCGCAGACGAGTGCAGTGCCGAAGCACTGCACGATTTCAAATACAACCCGGAAACAATGTTTAGAGAAGTTAACGGAACCAGTGAGCCTCAAACACATTGCCAATGAATTGTCCACTTCGGATTCATTCGTTGGTCGGCAGCTCTTGCGCGCTGAACACGACTTTCAAACCAACTGGCACTACTTACCCAAAGTTCTCCTCATGGACGAAGTTAAAAGTACTAAGAGCGCCACCGACGCGATGAGCTTTGAATTTATGGACGCGGAAACCCACGAATTGATTGACCTGTTGCCCTTTAGAACCATCTATCAGCTTCAAAAGTACTTCCAACATTATGACCAAGCCGCGCGAGAAAATGTGAAAATTATCGTTACCGATATGAACTATACCTATCCCAAATTGGTTGGGCAGATCTTCCCGAACGCCATCGTTGTCATCGATCCCTTCCACCTGGTTAACGCTTTAAACCGGGCTTTTAATAAGACGCGAGTGCGTCTCATGAAAACCCTGGCCACTTCCTCACGCCAGTATCACGCCTTGAAACGCTATTGGAAACTATTATTAACGCCGGCCAATCACCTTAACTACGAGGCTTTCCGTAAGTGGACAAACTTCCCTTATCCGGCAACTGCCACGGATGTGGTTGATGCTTTACTGGACATTGATCCCGAGCTCAAGCAAACTTACGACGTGATGAATCGGTTACGTGAAACCATCAAAAACCGCGACTGGCCCAACTATAATCAAGCCTTTCACCACCTGCAGGGGTGCTCGGAAGAGATGTTGGCAGCCCTCCAAACCTTGGCGGCTCATCATGATGAAATTGGCAACACTTTCACCCACCACTACACCAACGGGCCATTAGAAGGTTCAAACAACAAGATTAAAGTCATTAAGCGCACTGGATTTGGTTACCGAAACTTCTTCAGATTCCGGCTAAGAGTGCTGTTCGCTTTTCGAGTTCATACAAAAAGAGCCCTAATCACCAAGTGA
- a CDS encoding PTS sugar transporter subunit IIC, with protein sequence MNLTAEPSARLNGRELIMNTLNGLSVGIIVALVPGALLNQLLKALLPVFPQAAFFLTLTGMAAVLMAPISAVCVGMMAGFGFAGLIGPIAAVNGYGNANLMNIVLVSLLFLVIPVTLGYVSNYLFNSKLSYFDAQDFELDYS encoded by the coding sequence ATGAATTTAACAGCAGAACCATCAGCACGGCTGAACGGTCGTGAGCTCATTATGAATACGTTAAACGGGCTGTCGGTTGGGATCATTGTTGCACTGGTCCCCGGCGCCTTGCTTAATCAATTGTTGAAGGCTTTGCTGCCAGTATTTCCACAAGCTGCTTTCTTCTTGACTTTGACTGGAATGGCGGCCGTTTTAATGGCACCGATTAGTGCGGTCTGTGTCGGGATGATGGCGGGCTTTGGCTTTGCCGGCTTGATCGGACCAATCGCTGCAGTTAATGGTTATGGCAATGCCAATCTGATGAATATTGTCTTGGTTAGCTTACTTTTCTTGGTGATTCCGGTTACGCTTGGATATGTTAGCAATTACTTATTCAACTCCAAGCTGAGTTATTTTGACGCCCAAGATTTTGAGTTGGATTATTCATAA
- a CDS encoding D-2-hydroxyacid dehydrogenase produces MLKILMYNVRPDEQKPLDGWVKQNGVQVDTNSVPLNAETVDLAKGYDGIVIQQHGPVSDPTIYEKLHLFGIKQITLRITGYEIIDLDQAKQNDLVVTNVPAYSPRSVSELVLADVMSLLRHIGEVGEREKHGDFSWKGVEAREIHTLTVGIIGAGKIGSAVARIFRALGATVIAADPIHRPELNDTLTYVDHETVFKTADIVTMHTPLTDETNQMINADVFKKMKPSAIFINASRGQVVDTGALVNALEDQEISAAAIDTFEGENTIVGQDLTGKPIDNDNLKKLLAMPNVNVTPHIGFYTEVAVQNMVEIALNDVMMILNGQKSPHEVGE; encoded by the coding sequence ATTTTGAAAATTTTAATGTACAATGTTCGACCAGACGAACAAAAACCACTGGATGGCTGGGTTAAGCAAAACGGTGTCCAGGTAGATACCAACTCGGTACCGTTAAACGCTGAAACAGTTGACCTTGCCAAAGGTTACGACGGCATTGTGATTCAGCAGCACGGACCAGTCTCAGATCCGACAATTTACGAGAAACTCCATTTATTTGGGATCAAGCAGATTACCTTGCGGATCACCGGGTATGAAATCATTGATTTGGACCAGGCTAAGCAAAACGACTTGGTCGTTACCAACGTGCCGGCCTACTCACCACGGTCTGTCAGCGAACTGGTCTTGGCCGATGTCATGAGCCTGCTTCGACACATCGGTGAAGTGGGTGAACGCGAAAAGCACGGCGACTTCAGCTGGAAGGGTGTCGAAGCACGTGAAATTCATACTTTAACGGTTGGCATTATTGGTGCCGGCAAAATCGGCAGCGCGGTTGCCCGAATTTTTAGAGCGCTGGGTGCCACGGTGATTGCCGCTGATCCGATTCATCGACCAGAACTCAACGACACGTTGACATACGTTGATCACGAAACGGTCTTCAAAACAGCTGATATCGTGACCATGCATACCCCATTGACTGACGAGACCAACCAGATGATTAACGCCGACGTCTTCAAGAAGATGAAGCCCTCCGCAATTTTTATCAATGCTTCCCGGGGCCAAGTGGTGGATACCGGCGCTTTGGTGAACGCCTTGGAGGACCAGGAAATTTCCGCCGCCGCAATTGATACCTTTGAAGGCGAGAATACGATTGTCGGCCAAGATTTAACCGGCAAACCAATTGATAACGATAATTTAAAGAAGTTACTGGCAATGCCCAACGTCAACGTGACGCCACACATTGGTTTCTATACCGAAGTGGCCGTCCAAAATATGGTTGAGATTGCTTTGAATGACGTTATGATGATTTTGAATGGGCAAAAGAGCCCTCATGAGGTAGGCGAATAG
- a CDS encoding aminotransferase class I/II-fold pyridoxal phosphate-dependent enzyme: protein MSKLSDKMNKRVAALTPAAILTFNQKISAIPDIVKLTLGEPDFNTPEHVKQAAIKAIDDNESHYTNSRGTEGLRQAAANFLNTKYGLNYDPDKQVIMTEGATGAIYSALTAMINPGDTVIVPTPIFPLYVPILMLAGAKPIFVDTSDNGFVLSPEKLSAAIEANKDTVKAVILNFPNNPTGVTYHKDDLQKLADVISKHDIICLSDEIYSELTYDGTHVSMGSILPEQTLVMNGVSKSHAMTGWRVGMICGPEDIINEIAKVSEFTITSLTTNAQAAAEEAFKNGMDDALPMKKEYMKRRDLLVAGLEKAGFSCPNPNGAFYVFAKIPAGLNQNSEAFCYDLAKEAKVALIPGSYFLPGGEGYVRISYAVSEENIQEAVSRIQKYVEKQSVK from the coding sequence ATGAGTAAATTATCAGATAAGATGAACAAACGAGTAGCTGCGTTAACGCCTGCCGCAATTTTGACTTTCAACCAGAAGATTTCAGCGATTCCAGACATCGTCAAATTAACCTTGGGTGAGCCTGATTTCAACACTCCGGAACACGTTAAGCAGGCCGCTATTAAGGCAATTGACGATAACGAAAGTCACTACACCAACTCCCGGGGGACAGAAGGACTCCGTCAGGCAGCTGCGAACTTCTTGAACACGAAATACGGTCTGAATTACGATCCTGACAAACAAGTTATCATGACTGAAGGGGCAACTGGCGCCATCTACTCGGCATTGACTGCCATGATCAACCCTGGCGACACCGTGATCGTCCCAACACCAATTTTCCCACTCTACGTGCCGATCTTAATGCTGGCCGGTGCCAAACCAATTTTTGTGGACACCTCGGATAATGGCTTTGTGCTGTCACCGGAAAAATTGTCTGCAGCGATTGAGGCTAATAAAGATACTGTTAAAGCGGTGATCCTCAATTTCCCTAACAACCCGACCGGGGTTACCTACCACAAAGACGATTTACAGAAGTTGGCGGACGTCATTTCCAAGCACGACATTATTTGTTTAAGTGATGAAATTTACAGTGAGTTGACCTATGACGGCACCCACGTTTCGATGGGGTCGATCCTGCCGGAACAAACCCTTGTCATGAACGGTGTTTCCAAGTCTCACGCCATGACTGGCTGGAGAGTCGGGATGATCTGTGGGCCCGAAGATATCATCAATGAAATCGCCAAGGTCAGTGAATTTACGATCACGTCACTGACCACCAACGCCCAGGCTGCCGCCGAAGAAGCATTCAAGAACGGTATGGACGATGCCCTGCCAATGAAGAAGGAGTACATGAAGCGCCGCGACTTGCTAGTTGCTGGTTTGGAAAAAGCCGGCTTCAGCTGTCCTAATCCAAATGGCGCCTTCTATGTTTTCGCCAAAATTCCAGCTGGTTTAAACCAGAATAGTGAAGCATTCTGTTATGACTTGGCCAAGGAAGCCAAAGTTGCCTTAATTCCAGGTTCGTACTTCCTGCCAGGCGGCGAAGGCTACGTCCGAATCAGTTACGCAGTCAGCGAGGAAAATATTCAAGAGGCCGTTAGCCGCATTCAAAAATACGTTGAAAAACAGTCAGTCAAATAA
- a CDS encoding demethylmenaquinone methyltransferase, producing MTLTNKTPETKVESLFDQIADNYDGMNSLISLGNHKHWRKLVMQQLNVEPGSFAIDVCCGTGDWTIALAKAVGPSGQVVGLDFSEEMLKLADKKVRAAGLQDRVTLVKGDAMQLPYDDNHFDIATIGFGLRNVPDADQVLHEMSRVVHARGQVACLETSKPTNPVIKFGWRVYFDLVPLMAKVAVNKYQEYAYLQKTTAEFVSAQQLVEMFQNAGLVDVHYRPFTFGAAAFHWGMKP from the coding sequence ATGACGCTGACGAACAAGACGCCGGAAACAAAAGTTGAATCATTATTTGATCAAATTGCGGACAACTATGATGGGATGAACTCGCTGATTAGTTTGGGGAATCATAAGCACTGGCGAAAGTTGGTCATGCAGCAGCTCAACGTTGAACCGGGGAGCTTTGCGATTGATGTTTGCTGCGGGACCGGGGATTGGACAATTGCTTTGGCCAAGGCAGTCGGGCCCTCCGGACAAGTTGTTGGCCTCGACTTTAGTGAAGAGATGCTGAAACTTGCTGACAAGAAGGTTCGTGCAGCCGGCCTGCAGGATCGGGTAACCTTGGTTAAAGGGGATGCGATGCAGCTGCCATATGATGACAACCACTTTGACATCGCCACGATTGGCTTCGGTCTCAGAAATGTTCCGGATGCTGACCAGGTGCTCCATGAAATGAGCCGGGTGGTGCACGCCCGGGGGCAGGTTGCCTGCCTGGAAACGTCCAAGCCAACCAATCCGGTTATCAAATTCGGCTGGCGGGTTTACTTTGATTTGGTCCCATTAATGGCAAAAGTGGCCGTCAATAAATATCAGGAGTACGCCTATTTACAAAAAACCACTGCCGAATTTGTCTCGGCGCAACAGTTGGTGGAAATGTTTCAAAACGCCGGCCTGGTTGACGTTCACTATCGTCCATTCACTTTTGGGGCCGCTGCTTTTCACTGGGGAATGAAGCCCTGA